A DNA window from Pseudomonas wuhanensis contains the following coding sequences:
- a CDS encoding carbohydrate ABC transporter permease, whose amino-acid sequence MSNQLGKPAISFSRIAIYATLLLAAAIYLVPLVVMLLTSFKSPEDIRTGNLLSWPQVIDGIGWIKAWDVVGGYFWNSVKITVPAVLISTFIGAMNGYVLSMWRFRGSQLFFGLLLFGCFLPFQTVLLPASFTLGKFGLANTTTGLVLVHVVYGLAFTTLFFRNYYVSIPDALVKAARLDGAGFFTIFWKILLPMSIPIVMVCLIWQFTQIWNDFLFGVVFASGDAQPITVALNNLVNTSTGAKEYNVDMAAAMIAGLPTLLVYIFAGKYFLRGLTSGAVKG is encoded by the coding sequence ATGAGTAATCAACTCGGAAAACCGGCGATCAGCTTCAGCCGCATTGCGATCTACGCAACCTTGTTGCTGGCCGCGGCGATCTATCTGGTCCCGCTGGTGGTGATGCTGCTGACCAGTTTCAAATCGCCGGAAGACATCCGCACCGGCAACCTGTTGAGCTGGCCGCAAGTGATTGACGGCATCGGCTGGATCAAGGCCTGGGATGTGGTGGGCGGCTACTTCTGGAACTCGGTGAAAATCACCGTGCCGGCGGTACTGATCTCTACTTTCATCGGTGCCATGAACGGCTATGTGCTGTCGATGTGGCGCTTCCGTGGTTCGCAACTGTTCTTCGGTCTGCTGTTGTTCGGTTGCTTCCTGCCGTTCCAGACCGTGCTGTTGCCGGCTTCGTTCACCCTCGGCAAGTTCGGCCTGGCCAACACCACCACGGGCCTGGTGCTGGTGCACGTGGTCTACGGCCTGGCGTTCACCACGCTGTTCTTCCGCAACTACTACGTGAGCATTCCGGATGCGCTGGTCAAGGCGGCGCGGCTGGATGGCGCGGGCTTCTTCACGATTTTCTGGAAGATCCTGCTGCCGATGTCGATCCCGATCGTGATGGTCTGCCTGATCTGGCAGTTCACGCAAATCTGGAATGACTTCCTGTTCGGCGTGGTCTTCGCCAGTGGCGATGCCCAGCCGATTACCGTGGCCCTGAACAACCTGGTCAACACCAGCACCGGGGCCAAGGAATACAACGTTGATATGGCCGCCGCGATGATCGCCGGGCTGCCGACACTGCTGGTCTACATATTCGCTGGCAAGTATTTCCTGCGTGGGCTGACGTCTGGCGCGGTCAAGGGGTAG
- a CDS encoding ABC transporter ATP-binding protein: protein MATLELRNVNKTYGAGLPDTLKNIELKINDGEFLILVGPSGCGKSTLMNCIAGLENISGGAILVDDADISGMSPKDRDIAMVFQSYALYPTMSVRDNIAFGLKIRKMPAAEIDEEVARVAKLLQIEHLLSRKPGQLSGGQQQRVAMGRALARRPKIYLFDEPLSNLDAKLRVEMRTEMKLMHQRLKTTTVYVTHDQIEAMTLGDKVAVMKDGIIQQFGTPKDIYNNPANLFVASFIGSPPMNFIPLRLQRKDGRLLALLDSGQARCELPLGMQDAGLEDREVILGMRPEQIVLAGSEPNGLPTIRAEVQVTEPTGPDTLVFVNLNDTKVCCRLAPDVAPAVGETLTLQFDPSKVLLFDAKTGERLGVAGLPKSEAHSANVAQFKGR, encoded by the coding sequence ATGGCAACTCTCGAATTACGCAACGTTAACAAAACCTACGGCGCCGGTTTGCCGGACACCCTGAAAAACATCGAGCTGAAGATCAATGACGGTGAGTTTCTGATCCTGGTCGGTCCATCGGGCTGTGGTAAATCCACTTTGATGAACTGCATTGCGGGTCTGGAAAACATCAGCGGCGGGGCGATCCTGGTGGACGACGCCGACATCAGCGGCATGAGCCCCAAAGATCGCGACATCGCCATGGTGTTCCAGTCCTACGCGCTGTACCCGACCATGAGCGTGCGCGACAACATCGCGTTCGGCCTGAAGATTCGCAAAATGCCGGCCGCTGAAATCGACGAAGAAGTCGCTCGCGTGGCCAAGTTGCTGCAAATCGAACACCTGCTCAGCCGCAAGCCCGGCCAGCTCTCCGGTGGCCAGCAACAGCGCGTGGCCATGGGCCGGGCGTTGGCGCGGCGGCCGAAGATTTACCTGTTCGATGAACCGCTGTCCAACCTCGACGCCAAGCTGCGGGTCGAGATGCGCACCGAAATGAAACTGATGCACCAGCGCCTGAAAACCACCACGGTCTACGTGACCCACGACCAGATCGAAGCCATGACCCTGGGCGACAAAGTGGCGGTGATGAAGGACGGGATCATTCAGCAATTCGGCACGCCGAAAGACATCTACAACAACCCGGCCAACCTGTTCGTGGCGAGCTTCATCGGTTCGCCGCCGATGAACTTCATTCCCCTGCGTTTGCAGCGCAAGGACGGTCGTCTGCTGGCGCTGCTCGACAGCGGTCAGGCACGCTGCGAATTGCCGCTGGGCATGCAAGACGCCGGGCTTGAAGACCGCGAAGTGATCCTCGGCATGCGTCCGGAGCAGATCGTTCTGGCGGGCAGCGAGCCGAATGGTTTGCCGACCATTCGTGCCGAAGTGCAGGTCACCGAACCGACCGGTCCCGACACCCTGGTGTTCGTCAATCTCAACGACACCAAAGTCTGCTGCCGCTTGGCACCGGACGTCGCACCGGCCGTGGGCGAGACCCTGACCCTGCAATTCGATCCATCGAAAGTGCTGTTGTTCGATGCCAAGACCGGTGAACGCCTGGGGGTGGCCGGCCTGCCAAAATCCGAAGCTCACAGCGCCAACGTAGCCCAATTCAAAGGCCGCTGA
- a CDS encoding carbohydrate porin, which produces MKKKNNAQLICQLSALAMMTMAGSAHAADAFSADSQWMTGDWGGERTRLIEQGIDIKADYVGEVGANLHGGYNDDKTARYADQFGLGVALDLEKLWGWDNTQAKIQLTNRNGENISNDRVGDPRAGTLSSSQEVYGRGHMVRLTQLWIKHQFLDGKLDVKAGYFGEGEDFNTFPCEFQNLAFCGSQVGNWATNIWYNWPVMQAAIRVKYNITPEFYAQVGAYNQNPSQLEHGNGFKLSGSGTEGTVLPVELVWSPKVNNLPGEYRVGYYKSTANADDVREDANGNDAATSGNAYRSHDSKHGYWFVAQQQLTTHNGDASRGLNIAANATFHDKDTNFVDNYQSLMFVYKGPFDARPKDDVGIGFSRIHVNEDVKKNAELVNAANGVTDYNDPLFSPLRSTEYNYEINYGFHVTNWLTVRPNLQYITHPGGVDEVDNALVAGLKIQSVF; this is translated from the coding sequence ATGAAGAAGAAGAACAACGCTCAGCTTATCTGCCAATTGTCAGCTCTTGCGATGATGACTATGGCCGGTAGCGCACACGCGGCTGACGCGTTCAGTGCCGACTCGCAGTGGATGACCGGGGATTGGGGTGGTGAGCGGACCAGGCTGATCGAACAAGGTATCGACATCAAGGCCGACTACGTCGGTGAAGTGGGCGCCAACCTGCATGGCGGCTACAACGACGACAAGACGGCGCGTTACGCCGACCAGTTTGGCCTGGGCGTGGCGCTGGACCTGGAAAAACTGTGGGGCTGGGATAACACCCAGGCCAAGATCCAGCTCACCAACCGTAACGGTGAGAACATCTCCAATGACCGTGTCGGCGACCCGCGTGCCGGCACCTTGAGTTCCTCCCAGGAAGTCTACGGCCGTGGCCATATGGTCCGTTTGACCCAGTTGTGGATCAAGCACCAGTTCCTCGACGGTAAACTGGACGTCAAGGCCGGTTACTTCGGCGAAGGCGAAGACTTCAACACCTTCCCTTGCGAGTTCCAGAACCTGGCATTCTGCGGTTCCCAAGTGGGTAACTGGGCGACCAACATCTGGTACAACTGGCCGGTCATGCAGGCGGCGATTCGCGTGAAGTACAACATCACGCCTGAGTTCTATGCGCAAGTCGGCGCGTACAACCAGAACCCGTCGCAACTGGAACACGGTAACGGCTTCAAGCTCAGCGGCAGTGGTACCGAGGGCACCGTCTTGCCAGTTGAATTGGTCTGGTCGCCGAAGGTCAACAACCTGCCGGGCGAATACCGTGTCGGTTACTACAAGAGCACTGCCAACGCCGATGACGTCCGTGAAGACGCCAACGGCAATGATGCAGCGACCAGCGGCAACGCCTATCGCAGCCACGATAGCAAGCATGGCTACTGGTTCGTGGCGCAGCAACAACTGACCACTCACAATGGTGATGCTTCACGCGGTCTGAACATCGCGGCCAACGCCACCTTCCACGACAAAGACACCAACTTCGTCGACAACTACCAGTCGCTGATGTTTGTGTACAAGGGCCCGTTTGATGCGCGTCCTAAAGATGACGTCGGGATCGGCTTCTCCCGTATCCATGTCAACGAAGATGTGAAGAAAAACGCCGAGTTGGTCAACGCCGCCAATGGTGTCACCGACTACAACGATCCGCTGTTCTCGCCGTTGCGTTCCACCGAATACAACTACGAGATCAACTACGGTTTCCACGTTACCAACTGGCTGACCGTACGGCCTAACCTGCAATACATCACTCACCCGGGTGGTGTCGATGAAGTCGACAACGCTCTGGTGGCCGGTCTGAAAATTCAGTCGGTGTTCTAA
- a CDS encoding D-hexose-6-phosphate mutarotase: MLEHPLQRFFKSLRERPVFAWERYQMRDVLVIDHPLCQAVFSRQGAQLLHFQPKGQKPWLWCAAKWPHVGAIRGGVPVCWPWYGRHPSENAWPSHGWARLLDWKLLDSSSDDDGVHLHWQLQLCDWQVDLHAHLGERMDLHLSTEHQDDMPCQLSQALHAYWRIGDVGEVALSGLDGAQGYDQLSRQVCQQEGELRVDGGCQRVFQHDGELQLKDHAWQRELCIDTGDHADTVVWHPGSRPLLGVSWNEVLEFVCVEAASGGTDSLCLAPGERAHLSLQARVGV; the protein is encoded by the coding sequence ATGCTTGAGCATCCGCTACAACGCTTCTTCAAATCCTTGCGCGAACGGCCGGTGTTTGCGTGGGAGCGCTATCAGATGCGCGATGTGCTGGTGATCGACCATCCGCTGTGTCAGGCGGTGTTCAGTCGGCAGGGCGCGCAGTTGCTGCACTTCCAGCCAAAGGGTCAGAAACCCTGGTTGTGGTGCGCGGCGAAGTGGCCGCATGTCGGTGCGATTCGCGGCGGTGTGCCGGTGTGTTGGCCGTGGTACGGCCGTCATCCGAGCGAAAACGCCTGGCCGTCCCATGGCTGGGCGCGTTTGCTCGACTGGAAACTGCTCGATAGCAGCAGTGATGACGATGGTGTGCACCTGCACTGGCAGTTACAGCTGTGCGACTGGCAAGTGGACTTGCACGCGCACTTGGGCGAACGCATGGATTTGCACCTGAGCACCGAGCATCAGGACGACATGCCATGCCAGTTGAGCCAGGCCTTGCACGCCTATTGGCGTATTGGCGACGTGGGCGAGGTAGCGCTGTCTGGGCTCGACGGCGCGCAAGGTTACGACCAGTTGAGCCGCCAGGTTTGCCAGCAGGAAGGCGAGTTGCGGGTCGACGGCGGTTGTCAGCGGGTGTTCCAGCATGACGGCGAATTGCAGCTCAAGGACCACGCCTGGCAGCGGGAACTGTGTATCGACACGGGTGACCATGCGGACACGGTGGTCTGGCATCCCGGCTCGCGGCCGTTGCTGGGCGTGAGCTGGAACGAGGTTTTAGAGTTCGTCTGCGTGGAAGCGGCCAGCGGCGGGACCGACAGCCTGTGCCTGGCACCGGGGGAGCGGGCGCATTTGAGTTTGCAGGCGCGGGTAGGGGTTTAG
- a CDS encoding MurR/RpiR family transcriptional regulator, translating into MRNLLEQIQNRLEDLNKAERKVAEVILLNPEQATRFSIAALAQASKVSEPTVNRFCRSFGVSGYPELKLQLAQSLASGAAYVSRAVEADDNPEAYTKKIFGSAIASLDSALQALDPNLISRAVDLLIQARQIHFFGLGASAPVALDAQHKFFRFNLAVTAHADVLMQRMIASVAHTGELFVIISYTGRTRELVEVARIARENGASVLGLTAEGSPLAKASTLSLNIPLPEDTDIYMPMTSRIIQLTVLDVLATGMTLRRGVDFQPHLRKIKESLNASRYPIGDEFN; encoded by the coding sequence GTGCGAAATTTACTGGAACAGATCCAGAATCGCCTTGAAGACCTGAACAAGGCAGAACGCAAAGTCGCCGAAGTGATCCTGCTCAACCCGGAGCAGGCCACCCGGTTCAGCATCGCCGCCCTCGCCCAGGCTTCTAAAGTCAGCGAGCCGACGGTCAACCGTTTCTGCCGTTCGTTTGGCGTTAGCGGCTACCCGGAACTCAAGCTTCAATTGGCCCAAAGCCTGGCCAGTGGCGCGGCGTATGTCAGCCGTGCGGTCGAGGCCGACGATAATCCAGAGGCCTATACCAAAAAGATTTTCGGCAGCGCCATCGCTTCTTTGGACAGTGCATTACAGGCGCTTGATCCGAACCTGATCAGCCGCGCCGTCGACCTGTTGATCCAGGCCCGGCAGATCCACTTCTTCGGCCTCGGTGCTTCGGCCCCGGTAGCGCTGGATGCACAGCACAAGTTCTTCCGCTTCAACCTGGCGGTGACCGCCCATGCCGATGTGTTAATGCAGCGCATGATTGCCTCGGTGGCCCACACGGGTGAGTTGTTCGTGATCATTTCCTATACCGGCCGCACCCGCGAACTGGTGGAAGTGGCGCGCATCGCGCGGGAAAACGGCGCGTCAGTGCTGGGCCTGACAGCCGAGGGTTCGCCGCTGGCCAAGGCGAGCACCTTGAGCCTGAACATCCCGTTGCCGGAAGACACTGACATCTATATGCCGATGACGTCCCGGATCATTCAGCTGACCGTGCTCGATGTGCTCGCCACCGGTATGACCCTGCGCCGGGGCGTGGATTTCCAGCCGCACTTGCGCAAGATCAAGGAAAGCCTGAATGCCAGTCGGTATCCGATTGGGGATGAATTCAACTAA
- the zwf gene encoding glucose-6-phosphate dehydrogenase, giving the protein MPSITVEPCTFALFGALGDLALRKLFPALYQLDGAGLLHEDTRIIALAREPGSEQQHLAFIATELRRYVGAKELDEAVVERFLARLSYLHVDFLKADDYVALAEQAGSAQRVIAYFATPAAVYGAICENLSKVGLTENTRVVLEKPIGSDLESSRKVNDAVAQFFPENRTYRIDHYLGKETVQNLIALRFANSLFETQWNQNYISHVEITVAEQVGIEGRWGYFDKAGQLRDMIQNHLLQLLCLIAMDPPADLSADSIRDEKVKVLKALAPISPEGLTTQVVRGQYIAGHSEGKSVPGYLEEPNSNTQSDTETFVALRADIRNWRWAGVPFYLRTGKRMPQKLSQIVIHFKEPSHYIFAPEQRLQISNKLIIRLQPDEGISLRVMTKEQGLDKGMQLRSGPLQLNFSDTYRSARIPDAYERLLLEVMRGNQNLFVRKDEIEAAWKWCDQLIAGWKKSGDAPKPYAAGSWGPMSSIALITRDGRSWYGDI; this is encoded by the coding sequence ATGCCTTCTATTACGGTTGAACCGTGCACCTTTGCCTTGTTCGGCGCTCTCGGCGATCTAGCCCTGCGCAAGCTGTTTCCTGCCCTCTATCAACTCGATGGCGCCGGCCTGCTTCATGAGGATACGCGCATTATCGCGCTGGCCCGTGAACCCGGCAGCGAGCAACAGCATCTGGCATTCATCGCCACTGAGCTGCGCCGTTACGTGGGCGCCAAAGAGCTGGATGAAGCGGTGGTCGAGCGCTTCCTGGCCCGCTTGAGCTACCTGCACGTCGACTTCCTCAAGGCTGACGATTACGTCGCCCTGGCCGAGCAGGCTGGCAGCGCCCAGCGGGTGATTGCCTACTTCGCCACCCCGGCGGCGGTTTACGGCGCTATTTGCGAGAACCTGTCGAAGGTCGGCCTGACCGAAAACACCCGCGTGGTGCTGGAAAAACCCATCGGTTCGGACCTGGAATCCTCGCGCAAGGTCAACGACGCCGTGGCGCAGTTCTTCCCGGAGAACCGCACCTACCGTATCGACCACTACCTGGGCAAAGAGACCGTACAAAACCTGATCGCCCTGCGTTTCGCCAACAGCCTGTTCGAAACCCAGTGGAACCAGAATTACATCTCCCACGTGGAAATCACCGTGGCCGAGCAGGTCGGGATCGAAGGCCGTTGGGGTTACTTCGACAAGGCTGGCCAGCTGCGGGACATGATCCAGAATCACCTGCTGCAATTGCTCTGCTTGATCGCCATGGACCCGCCCGCCGACCTGTCCGCCGACAGCATCCGCGACGAGAAAGTCAAAGTCCTCAAGGCACTGGCGCCGATCAGCCCGGAAGGCCTGACCACTCAAGTGGTGCGCGGCCAGTACATCGCCGGCCACAGCGAAGGCAAATCGGTACCCGGGTATCTGGAGGAGCCTAACTCCAACACCCAGAGCGACACCGAAACCTTCGTCGCCCTGCGTGCTGACATTCGCAACTGGCGCTGGGCCGGCGTGCCGTTTTACCTGCGCACCGGCAAACGCATGCCGCAAAAGCTGTCGCAGATCGTCATCCACTTCAAGGAACCGTCGCACTACATTTTCGCCCCCGAGCAGCGCTTGCAGATCAGCAACAAACTGATCATCCGCCTGCAACCGGACGAAGGTATTTCCTTGCGCGTGATGACCAAAGAACAAGGCCTGGACAAGGGCATGCAGCTGCGCAGCGGTCCGTTGCAGCTGAATTTTTCCGACACCTATCGCAGCGCGCGGATTCCCGACGCCTACGAGCGGTTGTTGCTGGAAGTGATGCGCGGCAATCAGAACCTGTTTGTCCGTAAAGATGAAATCGAAGCCGCGTGGAAGTGGTGTGACCAGTTGATCGCCGGGTGGAAAAAGTCCGGTGATGCGCCCAAGCCGTACGCGGCCGGGTCATGGGGGCCGATGAGCTCCATTGCACTGATTACGCGGGACGGGAGGTCGTGGTATGGCGATATCTGA
- the pgl gene encoding 6-phosphogluconolactonase yields MAISELKLPQGVSAHEFKSPVLLAEGLALNVAKQLSDAIDARGTATLVVSGGRSPVAFFQHLAKQTLDWSKVVVTLADERWVPVEHADSNAGLLKRYLLQGPAAKAQFLSLYSATANLEQAAEQADRLLAELPPIDVLILGMGDDGHTASLFPNSPHLSDALKADGTRRCYPMLAPTVPHQRLTMSRALLASAKYTVLSISGQSKLTTLNTALAGDDVAAMPIRAFLQPTLEIYWCP; encoded by the coding sequence ATGGCGATATCTGAATTGAAACTGCCTCAGGGTGTTAGCGCCCATGAGTTCAAAAGCCCGGTGCTGCTGGCCGAAGGTCTGGCGCTGAATGTGGCCAAGCAACTGAGTGACGCCATCGACGCGCGCGGCACCGCGACCTTGGTGGTTTCCGGTGGGCGCAGCCCGGTGGCGTTTTTCCAGCACCTGGCCAAGCAGACGCTGGACTGGTCCAAGGTTGTCGTCACGCTGGCTGACGAGCGTTGGGTGCCGGTTGAACACGCCGACAGCAATGCCGGTCTGCTCAAGCGTTACCTGTTGCAAGGCCCGGCGGCCAAGGCCCAGTTCCTGAGCCTCTACAGTGCCACCGCCAACCTGGAACAGGCCGCCGAGCAGGCTGATCGCTTGCTCGCCGAATTGCCTCCGATTGACGTGCTGATACTCGGCATGGGGGACGATGGTCATACCGCTTCGCTGTTCCCCAACAGCCCGCACCTGAGCGATGCCTTGAAAGCCGACGGCACCCGTCGTTGCTACCCGATGCTGGCGCCGACCGTGCCGCATCAGCGACTGACCATGAGCCGCGCGCTGCTGGCCTCGGCGAAGTACACCGTTCTATCGATTTCCGGTCAGTCCAAGCTGACCACCCTGAATACCGCACTGGCCGGTGACGATGTCGCCGCCATGCCGATTCGGGCGTTTCTGCAACCTACGTTAGAGATTTACTGGTGCCCATGA